TGTCTGCCTGCCGTTATATTGCGGTCCAAAGTCGTTATCATCTGTGCTCTGCAGCCAGCCAGCCATGTTCGGCTGCACTGACTTCACCGATCTCGGTCCATCCGTTTTACGGTTTGTTACTGCAAAAGGGTGTGCTTGCCGCTATGACCTATGAGTACAGTAGTTCATAGGAGTATACATACCGTGTTCCGAGGAATCAAGAACTGCAAAAATGAGAGCCTCTTTGGCTATTCCCCTAAGAACTTCTGTACTATGGTCATCTATTAATTTTTGTCTTGGCAGCTAACGAGCTGTTTGGCTGATGGTTTATGTGGCTCATAAGccgactgatgctgttttgttgtgagagataaACACTGTACGATGGCTGATATCGGACGTGTCACGTGTGCCGTGAACTTGTGATTTCTGGTCAAGGCTGCCTGTTCGACCATCTCCGGATCGTGTCCGTGGGCCGACTTCTTTTGTTTTGTGGGCTCTCCTTCAAGTTTAGGCCCATTAACCAAGCTTTCGGAGAAACAGGTTGCCATTTTCGTTTATCGTTTTTTTTAGGTTTATTACGCTCCCTCTGTCGTGAAATACGAGATATTGTCCAAATTTAGGACAGACTATTGAGATCAAACAAATGAAGCATGTAATCCTCTTTTAACCACAAAGAGATTTTCTGCTTTCCCTATTTTCCTGGTTTATTCTTCCAACTTTCTTTCCAACGTAACAGTAAATAAATGCGCGAAATTGCTTGGACGAGCAGTAACAATGTCAGTGGTTCAGTGTCCATAATGTCAGACTAGAAAAGTTGATTTGAGACCGTTATCCACAAACTGACGCATGGGGCTCACCCTCGAATGAATCCACAGCTCGCCGGTAATTGCTCTCAGATTCATAATAGAAAACGGCGATCATGGTCATGCTTCGACTTTCTATACTCTACTAAGGGATTCTTTGGAGGAAACTATTTCCTCTAGGTCATGTTGTGGCAGCAGCTTTGTAGAAGGCACAAATTCTTCATCATCCGAAAGAACTGTTTGCAGATCCGTGGGCTGGACTGTGAAGTGTTCTCCCAGGGCCACAACGACCCCATCGGTGAAAACTGATCGCGAAGGCATATACTCCATTCGGCACAAGAAATCCGTGTGGTTTCTTGCCTGGAAAGAAAAtgagaaatctacatcgatggtGAACATTTTGTTGTAAATCTCAACTGTAAAGATGAGTGATACCATATCTGAAATAGGCTCAGCTCAAGTGTAAAATATACACAACCAGGAACATGAGTAATACTGTTCATAATTATAAATGAAAAATCGTGCATTAAGTTTCCTTAAAAaatggagagagggagaggtttTTTTCTATTGGAGGGTGATTGTTGGGGTCACCGTGGGAACAGGCAGGCCAAAAAATAGAATATAAAAGAATCAGCTCATTCTCAGGCATAATCCATGAAACCATTTCCACACAAATGCTAGATCAAGAATCAAGATAGTTTAGACTTAAGAGCCCATGGTGAAACCAAATATCATTTGCAGCATTATTGTCTGGTTCTCAGCAACTTAATTATTGTCTGTGGTGTACCGAGAAAGTTCTCAAATCTCAATAGCAAATGACAGCTCTAACACTTCAGGCATAGCAATGAAAGTTATATGATAACAATAGTGCTCAAATCTGGTCTAGGCCAAAGTGCAACAGTTTGCCCTTAAAAACTTTGCGCTCTACCTTCACATCACAAACTCGATGAATATTCGGTTACAGCTCGTTCTTGTGTAAACTGTAAAGTGAGTCAATTATTGCACCGAGTTTTGGCAAATCCATACCATTACTAGGCAATACATCCAAGGGGGAAGTTCCACCAAAAATCAACTAGCCAAGCAAAGCTGCTGCCTCACACCACTGGTCATCATTGCACTATTTTGTGCAATCCTAGATCCTTGCATCCAATAAGTGATCAAAATCAAACTGCTTTATTTCTACCCAGCACTTTCTGTCTCTCAGAACCAAACTGCCACCTATCTACCCAGCACTTCCCGCCTCATCTTGGTTACCATTCAAGTATAACAATAAAGCACTTACAGTAAACACATCTAACTTTTCAGGTTTCAGTATAATAAAGCACTTACATTAAACCCAGGCATTTAACTTTCCAGGCTTCAGTATTAGTACTGCTCAACCCTTTGGTCTGGCAATCACTGCATGCATGGTTATTCTAGTTGAGTAATCCCTAATGCTGATAAAGTAAGCCATGATTAATCAACTACCACCAGTTCTTGGACCTTACCGGatcaagggtcacaacaattatTGATGGTTCACACCAATTAGAAGCAAAAGTTGACTTTGGGTGGTTATGGAAAACATTATGTATGACACCATAAAATTAACAGAGACTTGTAGCACACTACTGATTACAGGCGAAAGTTGACTTCAGGTGGTTATGGAAAACATTATGACACCATAAAACTAACAGAGACTTGTAGCACACACTACTGATGTACATGTTTCATACATGGCTAGCTCTGTGTAAACATATATAAATATTAAAGATGCTCAAATTTGATAATCTGATTGGAGGAGCTCATGTTAAACATAATTCCCAATGTATATGCACAAAGGTTGATGGAAATCAAATGAAGGCATAAACAGTTAGAATCATACCAGTCGATATTCGGGTGCACGCTTTGGGattttgagatttttttttttgcgaacagGTCGAAACCTGTGTTTCATTAAGACGACAGGAAAGTTACAAAGTTACACGACATCGATGAGTTCCGGCCGTTCCACACCCGCTGGCAAGACGCTAGCGTTCAGGACCAACCAAGAACGTTGACACGCTAGAGCTAGAGCCTAGCAACTACAACACATACAAAGGACTATACGACACAAGAGTTTGCGACCGAGGGTACAACAAGGCAAAGCCGTAGAAACGCTTAGCCTATTCGACGTCCATCGCGCGACGCTGGCTTCTCCCCGGAAAGAGGGCCTCCATGGCATCCCTGCGTTACAAGGGGCAGCGGCGTGGTGAAAGCCTCAAAGGACGCCTCATCAGGCTTCTCCGTCTCGACCTCCTCAAGCCCGAGCTTTATGAGGAGCACCTTTCTTGCCTAGGCGTTCGGCTTCGTTGCTCTGAACTTGCTCTTAGCCGCTAAACGGGCGCTGCGCTTGGGGACGAAATCGCCATCATCAGCAGCCTTGGGGTCCTTGGTGATGCGCAGCCTAGGCGGTGACACCATAAGCGGCTGCTCAAGCGGTAGCTTGATGGCATCGATGAAGGACGCCAAGGCGCCATCCCCAGAGGAATCCGAAGCCGGCCTATCCGTGTGCAGCGACCCACAACCACGCACAGGCGAAGCTGGAGTTCTGGGGGCTTCGTGCTCAGACGGTGCTCCAGCTACCTTGATAATAGGGAGCGCGGCAACAACCTCCACCATCATCGGATCCTCCGCCACATCTCGACCGGCCTGCCCCGCGTCAAGGCCCCAGTGACCCACAGGAACGCCCAGGCAAAGATGGCATTTCGGGGGCTTTGTCCTCCGTGGGAGCAGCAAGCACAGGAGGCGGTGTTCCAGCTGTCTGAATAATGGAGAGCGAGGCGACGAGCTCCACCATCATTGGATCATCCGCCACGTCCCAACCGGCGTGCTCTGCGTCCAAGCGCAGCGACAGCGTCAACGGGTCGAATGCCGAGCAAGCAGGAGGCGAAACTTCGACGGTAGTGTTGGCCAGGGACACCGCACGCCTGCCTCTGGCAGCCGGTGAACCCTTGCGCTGGTCTGGCTATCGCTTCCGCTGCCGCCGACGACGACTGTGGGGATGACCACAGACTGAGGTGTCCAACGCGACACCATCAGCAACATCCACTACGATGCCTGAGGAGGTGCGTGGGGGGCTCCCCGTTTACGCCAGCATCGACATGCATGGTGACCCTCACCCCCACACCGGAGACACCTGGACCGATTGCGGCAAGCTGCGGCAACATGGTCGGGACCAAGGCAGTTGAAGCAGCGCCCAACGAGTTCCAGCGGAACTGCACGAGCCTGAGGCCTTGGACCAGCCGGGCGTGCCTGCGAATCCGCACCGCGCGGCAGAATCTCCCTCCAGCCATCAACGTCGGGGGCCGAGATACGGCGCCGCGGGCTGAGACGCTGGAACACAGGCACCCTCGGACGACCGCTTTCGACGTCCCGCGCACCCTGGCGCTCCGGGTCGCGTAGGGGTAGGCCGTGGACGAGCACAGGGCGGCCCCGACGCCTCCTACGGCGGCGCCGACCCCTGCCGCTAGCGCCAAATGGGGGCGCCCCCTGCACCACGACTGAGCGCACGCCAGAGGGTGGAGGAACCGCGACCGAAGTAGCCCCAACCTGGGGACGCTCGAGGTCGGGCAAGGAAGGGCCCGGAGGTGAGCGCTCAAGGTCGGAGTCGGAGACGAGAGAGATGGAGTCCTCTTCCCAGCGACGCAGCTTGGACCTCCCCACGAAGCTACGGGCAGGAATGAAGGGATCCGTGAAGGGAGATAGGGTGCTTGAGGCGTCGGGGACGGCGGGGGCTTGTGCGGTGGCTGCCGGCGCCGGCGCAGCATCCGGCAGGCTGGAGGGATTGGGGCACTCGGTTAGCCTGCGCACGTCCACCGACCCATCAGCATTAgcttcgtcgtcgtcatcgtcttcATCCTCGTCCTCGCCTTCCATGACATCCTCGACGACGACTGGCGCCTCGTGCCCTCGTCCTCCCTCTGctgcacctccatcctgggcgcGGCCTCCTTGCTGCCGTCGTCGTCTCCCGGGAAGACGGGGGTGGCGAGAGGAGAGAAGGGGGAGGCGGGTCCCCACCCTTCTGCTGGGGTGGTGGCCGCCAGCGACGGGGAGGTCATCGGCCTGCTGGGGatgggggaggggggaggggaggggccggcatGGAAGGGAGCGCCGGTGGCTTCAAGCTCACTGGGAACCAGAAGAACACTGGGTTGAGACCTACCATCAGGTAGATCGGGAGACGGTGGATGCGGATCTTGGGGCTGATGGCATGGAGGAGCGGAGGATTGCTGGTGCGGAGGCGACGAGGAAGGGGAGGAGCGGAGCGGGTCGGGGTCCTTCGCACCCATCCTCCTAGAGAGATGCAAGCATTTCCACCAACGATTTTTTGTTATCGATTGAGCATTTCCACCAAACTTTCGATGACTAAATGCATAGTCTGAAAAACAAGCACATGATAAattacagcctgttcggctgcCTGGTTGGTTCGTGGCTGGATcgtagattattactgctggctgatttggtgtgagagaaaaatactgtttcggctgaaaatttacgatcgtatacgagcaagcccAGCCTACCGAACAAGCTGTTAATCTTTTGGACAGAACAGATTTGGTATACATGCTATCCGAGTGCTAAGGTAATCGTTGAACAATGTAAATTCAAATTTAGTTGTCTAGAAATAGATTATGTTAAACGAAGGATAGTAAATTATGTCCATTTTAATGTAAAGAACAAAAGCCATAATTTCGATCCTTAAAGGGTATACCGGCATACAATGCATTCGAACATGGAATTTTTGCTCAGTGTAAGTAATAAGATCTTAAGCTAGCAAACAATGAAACTTTGTGCTATTTTTTTCATACCATTCTCACGCAGATGAAATTCCCCAAATCTGTCAAAAACTTTGCCATATAGCTGACCACTCCATGACATGATGTCCCGCGGAAAGGGTTGCAGCTCGGCAGCGTCACTCTTGTTGCAAATGAAGGTCACAAATATCGTTCCCTGATCAACAATGACGGTGCCACCTCCACTGAACCTCCTCACGACAGGCACCTGGTCCCGAAGGACTGCCTGTATCTGAGACTCTCCTGTCGTCACGAAAAAGTGAATCAACGACTCAACATGGTCCACAAGGAGGCCAATGCATGCTTGAATCATCCTTCCTGAGGAAGAACAAGAAGAGTTCAGTTTATACCCGGACACGCCCATGACAATGGTAGGAGGGGCTGTACAAGAAGAGTTCAGTTAACTAAGAATTGAAATTTTTAACTATTTTAGTTTATTCATCTGatctattttttttaatattGGCTAAGGTTTAGACAACACTTTTTTTTAATGCAAGGTTTAGACAACACTTTACACCATATGATTCATGTTAAACCATCAGCAGCGAATGTTAAAACACATTTAGGCCGTTTGACCCAGACAAAGGCCTATATTGACCAGCATCCGAGTGGAGGAACTTGCAGCAGACCAACTGGCCCATGCTGGCCTTGTTTTGCACGGGCACAGTCGAAGTGGAACCCAGTGAGCAGCCCAACAGCGTCCTAGCGGTAGGCGCACGGCCCATGAGAAGTACACGGCCCGAATCCCCGGAGAAAACCCTAGACAGCGGCGGGCGCCTCCCCATAAAAGCACATGCCTTGTACCCCCGCCGCCGCCACTCGCTGCAGCCTCTCGACCGGAGCAGGGAGCACGCCGCACGAGCCCCTTCCGCCGCCGCCAAAATGGTAAGCCGGCTTCTTCCTCGTCTCTCTCTGTTCCCCTCGCGCGCGGGCCACAAAGAAATCGCTGTACCTGGCTGTCCTTGTTGATTTGTGCGTGGGTTCTGATGGATGGGTAGTAGATTAGGGAGTGGATGTGATGGCTCTCTTGGGTTGTTTAACTTGGTCGGTGGCTATCATCTAGGTAGATACTGGTGATTTTTCGTTCGATGTACTTCTTTGTGTGGTAGTTCGTTTTGTAGCGTTGCCCCTGTATGTTGTTAGATCTGAGGAGCATGCTCCATCACAAGGAAATCTGAGTTCCTAGTAGCCATCCGGTGGTGGTATCTCTTTGTTTTTAGACTCAGTCCAGATGATTTATGCTAAATGTTCGCGACAAATAAGCCTCTGGATGCACTGTCACAATTGTACCTGGATTTTGGCTTGATTCTTTGTTATCTTTTGTTCAAATGCGTGATGCTTTTGTGGGGTTCTATGATGGCATGAATCTTTGAGACCTGATTATTCTCTCGATGACAACTATAAGCATATCTTCTGAGGACCTATAAGCTCCGATTTGAGTTTTCAATTTCCTTTCCCAACTTATATTGAGCTTGTTTATACAGCCATATGCAGAACTTGCTTATTTTTTATCTTCAGTTGCAAAGAATAGGAAATGTTGTTTTAACCTGTGCAATTTGTTTGACATGTTATACAGGTGAACGTTCCCAAGACCAAGAAGACCTACTGCAAGAACAAGGAGTGCAGGAAGCACACTCTCCACAAGGTGACTCAGTACAAGAAGGGTAAGGATAGCCTGTCTGCCCAGGGAAAGCGCCGTTATGACCGCAAGCAGTCAGGATATGGTGGTCAGACCAAGCCTGTCTTCCACAAGAAGGTAATGAAGCTTATCTATGTGATTgtactaggccttgtttagattgcaaatttttgcaatctgcacactgtagcacgtttcgtttgtatttgacaaactttgtccgatcatggactaactacgctcaaaagattcgtctcgtgatttacaatcaaactgtgcaattagttacttttttttacctacatttaatgctccatgcatgcgtccaaaaattgatgtgatggagagagagtgaaaaaacttggaactttgaggtaatctaaacaaggccctaatgATCTGTCAATCCTTTATACCTTTGTCTGTTTGGATGCTAGCATGAATGTCTGAATATAACTGCGCATTCTAAATGCCTGTTCAGTGCACAGTTTGGGATATgacaagttttgtgattttcaggccaagaccaccaagaagattgTGCTGAAGCTGCAGTGCCAGAGCTGCAAGCACTACTCGCAGCACGCGATCAAGGTACTGTCTCATTCTCCTGTGCTAAACTTGCTGTTGAACAAACTATTTCTCCGTTTGGTTTAGCTCACTCTTTCCTTAATCCCTGTGTCACAGAGGTGCAAGCATTTTGAGATTGGTGGAGACAAGAAGGGCAAGGGAACATCTCTTTTCTAAGTTTATCATCACCTATGCGTGTGGGTCTACTACTGTTATAAGAACTTGTCGTCAAATTTCTGTTACTAATAGTTCTGAAAGCAGACCATGCTATGTATCCAAATTCCAATGCCTGACATTTGTTCTGAGTGTTGGGTCGACTTTTGGCTAAATGAAGTTTTGTAGCTTGAATCGTCATTGAATCTGTCATGTGTTTGATTTTGTTCTGCGATTGCCTATGCGTGTTCCTGTGTCTAAAGCTGATCATTCTTACACCGAGGATGGTGTAGGTAATGTAACTGGCTGAATGGAATCCTGTAG
Above is a genomic segment from Miscanthus floridulus cultivar M001 chromosome 3, ASM1932011v1, whole genome shotgun sequence containing:
- the LOC136542396 gene encoding large ribosomal subunit protein eL42-like; its protein translation is MRSTRPESPEKTLDSGGRLPIKAHALYPRRRHSLQPLDRSREHAARAPSAAAKMVNVPKTKKTYCKNKECRKHTLHKVTQYKKGKDSLSAQGKRRYDRKQSGYGGQTKPVFHKKAKTTKKIVLKLQCQSCKHYSQHAIKRCKHFEIGGDKKGKGTSLF
- the LOC136542395 gene encoding uncharacterized protein, yielding MGVSGYKLNSSCSSSGRMIQACIGLLVDHVESLIHFFVTTGESQIQAVLRDQVPVVRRFSGGGTVIVDQGTIFVTFICNKSDAAELQPFPRDIMSWSGQLYGKVFDRFGEFHLRENDYAFSHRKFGGNAQSITKNRWWKCLHLSRRMGAKDPDPLRSSPSSSPPHQQSSAPPCHQPQDPHPPSPDLPDGRSQPSVLLVPSELEATGAPFHAGPSPPPSPIPSRPMTSPSLAATTPAEGWGPASPFSPLATPVFPGDDDGSKEAAPRMEVQQREDEGTRRQSSSRMSWKARTRMKTMTTTKLMLMGRWTCAG